One window of the Oncorhynchus mykiss isolate Arlee chromosome 5, USDA_OmykA_1.1, whole genome shotgun sequence genome contains the following:
- the znf648 gene encoding zinc finger protein 648 has product MTIVRTPTGGCLWFAYGEIGGRCRGTAKEVSSGKIPFQPQATFTTFIISSMAEEMPSWTSERFVDKVYISKRSIRKNLINKMHYISHVPSESVKVNTAHKVESDSNPSDNDDTDSLSGSSYTGMIYLNPQTPTWTLAEKFAGLNSGKDKRLSLNQDLCSPPGSPAAIKHNVANRRGSTGLEGVYSDSSQQEEGNIKNGTKRLLQRKVCSGDPSDLKLRLVREIRPKTKESLSDVRHDVRDVRGNKRNWKGGEPLVIPPPLNKAMAMIDACEDKVPIVFAAMKKRGVEGDTENRPYKCTHCNWAFKKSSNLQSHLDTHSGLKPHICDLCGKAYSHQGTLQQHKRLHTGERPYHCPFCEKTYIWSSDYRKHIRTHTGEKPYVCETCSKDFVRSSDLRKHERNMHTNEKPFPCTQCGKTFNKPLSLLRHERTHLGERPFCCPICGKAFAVASRMAEHQKVHTGVRPYTCLVCTKSFTKSSNLLEHQAVHSGIRPHKCPQCGVAFAMVSRLVRHQRVHTGERPYDCTGCSMSFSRTAALKRHQEQTCAGRIFVCVECDKAFQCAAQLTEHMVSHE; this is encoded by the exons ATGACCATCGTTCGCACGCCGACAGGAGGATGCTTATGGTTTGCCTACGGGGAGATAGGAGGACGTTGTCGAG GCACTGCCAAGGAGGTGAGTTCAGGGAAAATCCCTTTTCAGCCTCAAGCCACGTTCACCACCTTTATAATATCCAGTATGGCTGAAGAAATGCCTTCATGGACCTCAGAAAGGTTTGTTGATAAAGTATACATTTCAAAGAGAAGTATCCGGAAAAACTTAATAAACAAAATGCACTACATTTCCCACGTGCCCTCGGAGAGTGTAAAAGTCAACACTGCTCACAAAGTGGAAAGTGACTCTAACCCATCTGATAATGACGACACTGACTCCCTCTCAGGTAGTAGCTACACTGGGATGATTTATTTAAACCCACAAACACCTACATGGACTCTGGCTGAGAAGTTTGCTGGGCTCAACTCTGGAAAAGACAAGAGACTGTCTCTCAATCAGGACCTCTGTAGTCCTCCAGGTTCACCGGCAGCCATTAAGCATAATGTTGCCAATAGGAGAGGTTCTACTGGTCTGGAGGGGGTCTACTCAGACTCGTCACAACAGGAGGAAGGCAACATCAAGAATGGCACGAAAAGACTTCTGCAGAGGAAAGTGTGCAGCGGTGATCCTTCCGATCTGAAGCTGCGTCTGGTGAGAGAGATCAGGCCCAAAACCAAGGAGTCTCTGTCTGATGTTCGTCATGATGTGCGTGATGTACGTGGTAACAAGCGGAATTGGAAGGGTGGAGAACCGCTAGTCATTCCCCCTCCACTAAACAAGGCTATGGCCATGATTGATGCCTGTGAGGATAAGGTGCCTATTGTGTTTGCTGCCATGAAGAAACGTGGAgtggagggagacacagagaacCGGCCCTACAAGTGCACTCACTGCAACTGGGCCTTTAAGAAGTCCAGCAATCTGCAGAGTCATCTGgatactcatagtggcctgaagCCTCATATATGTGACCTGTGTGGCAAAGCCTATTCTCACCAAGGCACACTGCAGCAGCACAAGCGCCTGCACACTGGAGAGAGACCGTACCACTGCCCCTTCTGTGAAAAGACGTACATCTGGTCCTCCGATTACCGCAAGCACATTCGCACGCACACCGGAGAGAAACCGTACGTGTGCGAGACCTGCAGCAAGGACTTTGTGCGCTCCTCGGACCTGCGGAAGCATGAGCGCAACATGCACACCAATGAAAAACCCTTCCCGTGCACGCAGTGTGGCAAGACCTTCAACAAGCCACTGTCCCTGCTCCGCCATGAGCGCACTCACCTGGGCGAGCGGCCCTTCTGCTGTCCCATCTGCGGGAAAGCCTTTGCCGTGGCCAGCCGCATGGCAGAGCACCAGAAGGTGCACACCGGGGTGAGACCCTACACCTGCCTGGTCTGCACCAAGTCCTTCACCAAGTCCTCCAACCTGCTGGAGCACCAGGCCGTACACAGCGGTATCCGCCCCCACAAGTGTCCTCAGTGCGGGGTGGCATTTGCCATGGTGTCCCGCCTGGTCCGTCATCAGCGTGTCCATACCGGAGAGAGGCCCTACGACTGCACAGGCTGCAGCATGTCCTTCAGCCGCACAGCTGCTCTGAAACGCCACCAGGAGCAGACGTGTGCCGGGAGGATCTTTGTCTGTGTGGAGTGTGATAAGGCTTTCCAGTGTGCCGCTCAGCTCACTGAGCACATGGTGAGCCATGAATGA